A region of Paenibacillus sp. JNUCC-31 DNA encodes the following proteins:
- a CDS encoding VanZ family protein, with amino-acid sequence MTKQRKIIFTITIFYTLFILYFMFFAFGRGDAAETTAGYTFLVLPENFFRLPALSDLLHPSLMVLVGFGNIAAFIPFGILIPWLYRITFARFMSLFFIAILVLETIQALSLLGSFDINDAIQNTIGAAVGFGAYKLGFRSRNLWRNLATTAISGMVLLLVVWGLCGVIDKAATKVEGPFVAINEWMDSSGSSSPGDKPESIKIGDQNVKPLYNMYGTEGGDSKTFTYTSEGETIFSFYYGIPEPTDYSGSIRVTLDGSEIMTGSGEDQRSDPELFPLIFKIPLEPGSELKITIEGNEKVWEVGYRRMQYFWS; translated from the coding sequence ATGACCAAACAACGTAAGATCATTTTTACCATAACCATATTCTATACATTGTTTATTCTTTATTTTATGTTCTTCGCTTTCGGTAGAGGAGATGCTGCAGAGACAACGGCTGGGTACACCTTTCTTGTTTTGCCCGAAAACTTTTTCAGGCTGCCGGCTCTATCTGATCTCCTGCATCCCAGCCTAATGGTTTTGGTTGGTTTTGGTAACATCGCCGCCTTTATCCCTTTTGGTATATTGATTCCATGGTTGTACCGGATCACCTTTGCCCGGTTCATGTCCTTGTTCTTTATAGCGATTCTTGTGCTGGAAACCATTCAGGCGCTTTCCTTACTTGGCAGTTTCGATATAAACGATGCCATTCAGAATACGATAGGAGCAGCCGTCGGTTTTGGGGCATACAAACTTGGTTTCCGTTCCCGGAACCTCTGGCGCAATCTGGCGACAACGGCTATTTCCGGTATGGTTCTTTTATTAGTCGTATGGGGATTATGCGGGGTGATAGATAAAGCAGCAACTAAAGTAGAAGGCCCGTTTGTGGCGATCAACGAATGGATGGACAGTTCGGGGAGTTCATCACCTGGAGACAAGCCGGAAAGCATCAAAATAGGCGACCAGAATGTAAAGCCTCTCTATAATATGTATGGCACTGAAGGCGGAGATTCTAAAACGTTTACATATACGTCTGAGGGGGAGACGATTTTCTCTTTTTATTACGGAATCCCTGAACCAACAGATTATTCCGGAAGTATCCGTGTTACCCTCGATGGAAGCGAGATAATGACCGGCTCTGGGGAAGATCAGCGGAGTGATCCTGAACTATTCCCGTTGATATTCAAGATTCCTCTTGAGCCGGGGAGCGAACTGAAGATTACTATTGAAGGGAACGAAAAAGTATGGGAGGTCGGGTATCGGAGGATGCAATATTTTTGGAGCTGA
- a CDS encoding GNAT family N-acetyltransferase: protein MLELEFTTIEEWDEALWARMERIYHEAFQSGAKTKAILRSMLDRGIGYLHTGVHHGEVVAMAVTGLEGKAADRILIIDYLAVEQKLRGLGIGTWMLEQLRAWALRKHGIKGMIIEAESGITQAHQERIQFWQRNGFILTSYVHQYRMVPEPYQAMMLPMDRSTHVPDDGEALFRYINAFHKVAYRKS from the coding sequence ATGCTGGAATTAGAGTTTACTACTATAGAGGAGTGGGATGAAGCATTGTGGGCGCGGATGGAGCGGATCTATCATGAGGCTTTTCAAAGCGGCGCTAAGACAAAAGCGATTCTGCGCAGTATGCTGGACCGGGGGATTGGTTATTTACACACGGGCGTTCATCATGGAGAAGTGGTTGCGATGGCTGTTACTGGACTGGAGGGGAAGGCTGCGGACCGCATCCTGATCATCGATTACCTCGCGGTTGAACAGAAGCTGCGCGGGTTGGGCATAGGGACTTGGATGCTGGAGCAGCTCAGAGCCTGGGCTTTAAGAAAACACGGGATCAAAGGTATGATTATAGAGGCGGAGTCCGGGATAACGCAGGCTCATCAGGAACGCATTCAGTTCTGGCAACGCAACGGGTTCATCCTGACCTCCTATGTCCATCAATATAGAATGGTGCCAGAGCCGTATCAGGCAATGATGCTGCCAATGGATAGAAGCACGCATGTGCCTGATGATGGTGAAGCACTGTTTCGTTATATCAATGCTTTTCATAAGGTTGCTTACCGGAAGAGTTAG
- a CDS encoding pentapeptide repeat-containing protein has translation MRKLESGISIDNELFTDIVRYEHVTISGTTIKNSNVGSPIFWSCNLHQLVFDTCDLTNARFFADSTIDHCTFIRSDLRSVGIARGEAVFTSCEFSSCDMRGMTLENATFIDCTFVKCRFNDPILQAANIVNCSFTGKLVDITFEGNGKQKLIANFENCILEGVRFVNCDLTQCIPPKSKNQLYVEQVSVRVKNAMTKIDNDPNLSDDERKILVRSLRKLEHMEQYIFNTVHMKKIYGDVFVERFFSSLECNNA, from the coding sequence ATGAGAAAACTCGAGTCGGGTATATCAATAGACAACGAATTATTTACTGATATTGTCAGGTATGAGCACGTAACGATAAGCGGAACGACCATAAAAAACTCGAATGTTGGTTCACCTATATTTTGGAGCTGTAATCTGCATCAACTTGTATTTGATACCTGCGATCTTACCAATGCGAGATTTTTTGCCGATAGTACGATTGATCATTGTACATTTATTCGTTCCGACTTGCGCTCTGTTGGCATTGCTAGAGGCGAAGCTGTTTTCACCAGTTGCGAATTTTCCTCCTGCGATATGAGAGGGATGACGTTGGAGAATGCTACGTTTATCGACTGTACTTTTGTTAAATGTAGATTCAATGACCCGATTTTACAAGCGGCGAATATCGTCAATTGTTCCTTTACCGGCAAGCTAGTGGATATTACGTTTGAGGGAAATGGCAAACAAAAGCTAATCGCCAATTTTGAAAACTGCATCCTTGAAGGTGTTCGTTTTGTGAACTGTGACCTGACGCAATGTATTCCGCCAAAATCCAAAAACCAGCTGTATGTTGAACAGGTATCCGTACGTGTGAAAAATGCTATGACGAAGATTGACAATGACCCTAATCTATCTGACGATGAACGTAAAATATTGGTACGCAGTCTGCGCAAGCTTGAACATATGGAACAATATATTTTTAACACAGTACATATGAAGAAAATATATGGTGATGTTTTTGTTGAGCGATTTTTCAGTAGTCTGGAATGTAACAATGCTTAG